The DNA segment GGACAACTGGATCTATGTGCAGGAATCCGACGTGAAACTCGGCCGCATCCAGATTTTCAACAACTGGAGCCCTTACCTGGTGGCCGACCCCGAGAAGGTGTGGATCGGCCTCGAATACTTCGCCACCGAGGGCGACGAGATGTGGCGCATGCCCGACAAAGACTTCATCAAGTTCGCCATCGCCGAACTTGACAAGATAGATGTCGCCCGTCCCGAAGACGTGCGCGATTCCGTGGTGTTCCACATCAAGAAGGCGTATCCCGCCTACTTCGGCACCTACGGCGAGTTTGACAAGATCCGTGAATACGTGGACCCGATCGAGAACCTGTTCCTCATGGGCCGAAACGGCATGCACAAGTACAACAATATGGATCACAGCATGCTTGCTGCCATGGAAGTGGTAAAGTGCATTCGTGAAAACTCCACCGACAAGACTGCCCTCTGGAGCGTGAATAGCGAAGAAGACTACCACGAAGGAAAGAAGGCCTAGATCGGTATTTTTAATGAAAAGAATCCTGAAAATTTTTAGGTGTCCGGAATTATATGTAACGCTTATACTGGTGCTGGTGTTGGTGGCACTGAAGGCTGCAGCTCCCGTCATCAAAAATGTCACTTTAGAAAGACAGAGTGAAACAAAAGAAGTTGTCCTCCCGATTCTTGAACGCATGGGTCAAGGGGAAGTTTTTTCTGTCAAGTTTGGATTGAATACGGGATGGTCTAAAGAATTGAGCCTTAAATTGGTTCCCGATGATTGCGTTTTGGCCATGTCTATAAATGGCAAAGCCCTAGACCCAAAACTTTTTCCCGGCTATTGTGATTGGGCGTCGGGTTTTACCTTGACGAGAAAGGATTTTGAAAAACATGTCGGATTGTTAAAAGAGTATAGTTTCAATCTGAAAATCCGGAACAACGGAGGCGCAGCGGGTTTGTCGGCACTGATGAAAGCTGATTCTTTCAGTTCTCGGGCTCTTTCTATTGTCGCCGCAATTCTTTTGGGGTTACTGATATTCTTAATCGGCTCGCGGTTCCGGCTACACAAGGGGATATTGCTGATTTTCCTGTTGGGACTGGCCTTGCGTGGAGCTTATTTCCAAGAAACAAGTTACAGCCAGCGAGCCTACGACGTAGATGGACATATTGAGTATGTAGGAATTGTGGCAGACGAGCACCGCATTCCGGACAATAAGGAATGTTGGACCTGCTACCACCCACCCCTTTATTACCTTTCGGCAATACCCTTCTGGGAAGCCTCTTTCCTGTTCGATTATTCCAAGCCCAGGGCGCTACAATGGTACAGTTTTATCATGTCGGCATTGGCCCTGATTTTTGGGCTATATTGCTTGCGCATGCTTTTGACGGGTGGAGGTTTTTGGCTTGCCGCCTTGCTTTGGACTTTCTGGCCGTCCCTTGTCATGATGTCTCCGAGGGTTACCAACGAAGCCATGTTTTGCATGGCGCATGTGATTTGTTTCTGGGCCATTTTGCGGTATATGGCTACAAAGAATGGTGCGTATGTGATTCTATCGGTTGCCCTTGCGGCAATGGCCTATTGGGCAAAATCCACGGGAATCATTACCATCGCCATGCTCGGATTGATGTTCCTTGTCTATTTTGTTCCCAGCAGATTGCTGTCCTTTGAACGCAAGAAGAAATCGGAATATGTCGGCCTTGTGCTGTTCTTGGCCCTTTGTGGCATCGTGGGAGGCCTTGTTCTGTTCAATCCCGATATTGTGGGCAACTCCAAGAATTTGAACAGCGCCTTGATTGTGGGTGCACAGCCGGGTAATATGCTTTATTTTGATTTGGAAAACTTCTTGACCCACCCTTACACTAGTGCCTGGGATGACAATATGGGTCGGCAGTATTTCTTGAATTATCTCGCAAAGACATCCCTTTTCGGGGAATTCCAGTTGCTGAAAACCACGGCAGGGAACTGGCTTGCAACCATTATCAGTATTTCGCTGTTGGGCCTTGTGGGATTTGCCCTAGTGGGGCTTTGGCGAATAAAGTGGAATGCCAAGACAATTCTTTCCCTTGCTCAGATAGTGATGTTTGTTGTGGCAGTGGCTGCACTACGGCTGAAATACCCATATTCGTGCAGTAATGATTTCCGCTTTATACTTCCAGTATTGATTCCCTGTATTTGTTTGTCGGTTGAAGGAATTTTTGCCGAGAATGGCTCTGTACGTCGCCGAGTTGCGGGCGTGTTCCTTGCGCTGATTTTTAGTGGTTGCTCGACAGCTCTAATGCTTTTGCTATAGATTGGTCGTATAAATCTCATTTTTGTATATTACCATTGCAAAGATGAAGGCTTGAAAAATGCGATTGTTTTTGATACTGTTATGCGTGCTGTCGGTGTCGCTTTTTGCGCGACCTATAAACGACGGCAATAAACTTTTTAAGAATGGCGACTATGCCGGTGCTTTGGAAAAGTATATGAAGGCTCGTGAAGCAGAGCCTGCAAACCCGTTGTTGTTTTACAATATCGGCACTTGCCAGTACAAGTTGGGCAATTACGACGAGGCCAAGAAGGAATTGGAGAGCGCCGTGCGCATGCCCGACAAGAAAATGGCGGCCAAGGCGGCCTACAATCTGGCCAATACACACTTTCGCATAGGTGAAAAGTCCGCCGAAGGTAGCGAACGCATTGCCGCCTGGCGGGAGTCCGTTGCCTACTTGAAAAAGGCTATCGACCTGGACAATGGTTTTGAAAACGCCAAGAAAAACGTGGAAATCGTGCAGCGCAAGCTGAAAGAGGAACTGGACAAGCAAAAGCAGAACCAGGACCAGAATCAGGACCAGGACAACGACCAGAAGCAGCCTCCCCTGAGCGAAAAGGCGAAGGAAGTTCTGGCCCGTGCATTGCAGCTTTGCAAGGACGGCAAGTATGCCGAAGGCAAGGAAATGCTGGAAAACCTGATTGCCGAAGACGAAACGGCTGGTCAGCTCAGCGGGCATGTGCAGCGCATCGATGACATTATCGAAATCAAGGCTGGCCGAAAGCCCAAGGCAAAGATTGACGCCAGCAACACCGACAACGACCTGGAGGTAATCTGATGAAGAGAAGTCTGTGGTCGGTGATTAGGTTGATAGGCCGTAAACAGGATTGCTGTCCCCGCATTTTTTCGTGTCATCCCCGCGAAGGCGGGGATCTCCCCTCTGTTTTGAACGTCCGTTTATTTGCTTTTTTTGCCGTTATGTTCTTATCTGTCGCTGCCTTTGCCGCCCCCAAGTCGGCATCGGCCTACTACAGCGATGCGGCCTTCCAGTACATCGAAAACCGCCTGCCCTCTGCAGAAATTACCTGCAACGAGGGTCTGCAATACTACCCCAACGATCAAAAATTGCAGATGCTCCTGGACCGTATTCACGAGGCCAAGGACGAACAGAAAAACGAAAACAAGAAGAACGACAAGAACCAGGATAACAACCAGGACCAGAATCAAGACCAAAACCAGCAGGACCAGCAAAACCAGGACCAGAACGGCGAAGGCAATTCCAGCGGTTCAGAAAGTTCCTCAAGCGCTTCCGATGAGCAGGACCAGAACGGCAGCGGTCAGTCCAGCAGCTCGGATGCGGGAAGCTCCGGCGGCGAAGGCGGGGCCGGCGAACAGCCGCAACCCGAGCAGCCCGAAGAAGGCTCAAGCGACAGCCAGGGCGATTCCTCCAACGATGGCGCAGAACCAGAAGAACAGCCCGTGCAGATGGGAGAGATGAGCCCCGAAGAGGCCGCACAGCTCCTGAAAGATTTTGACGAACAGAACGGCGAACGCAAGCCCTGGAAGCCTATCCGCGGCCAGGCAAGACCCGCTAAGGACTGGTAAGGAGGTTAATATGAAAACAATGCAATTCCTTCTCGTCGGTGCACTGGCGTGCTCTGCATTGTTGTTGTCTGCGTGTACGCACAAGTCTCCTTCTAGTACGGGGTCAGAAGAGGATGCCCAAGATAACTTTGCCCCTTCGAAAGAATTGTCCGCCAATTACACCCTGCTGGACCTGTTTTATATCTATGGACACGCCCGTAACGAGATAGAGGGCAGTGTCGACGCCTACGTTGGCAAGGGTTCCGCTTTGGATAGCAAAAATGCTTTCGGAGAAAAGAGCTGCACCAAGGGATATTACGACGTGTGCTATATGTACAACCAGATGACTGACCCCTACACGCGTTACTATGACCCGACAATGGCCGCAGCGATGCTAGCATCCCTTGTCGAATCTGAAAAAGGCTTAAGGATTGTGGGGATTGAATCTGCCCCCTATGACGAATTTGATGTGGAACTGTTTGTTGTGACATCGGCGGATGAGGGGGCCAGGAACCTCGGAATCCAAGAAGGCGACCTCTATTCCATGGACGACTTAATGATGGCCTATGAGGAATATTCCGGTCAAGATACAATCATGCTGGACATTGCACGTCCGCTTCAGAATCAGTTATATCCTGTAAAGGTTAAAGTTGCCGTCGAGGAAATAGGCCGGCTACCTACGGTGTACCTTCATTATGAGCAAGATGGTATGGGCGATTCCATACCGGTTATCAGGATAACGGAATTTGACAGTAAGACCTTGGACGACTCGGGTACTTATGGGGAATTTGCCGAAGCCCTGAAAAAGACTGCTGGTTCAAAAGCCACCATTATAGATTTGCGCAATAATGGTGGCGGGGATACCGATCATTGTATTGCCGCCGCAGAGCAATTTCTTTCTAAAGGGGATACCATTGTTATAGATATCATTGCCGATGCGGATTCTGTTTTGGCCGATGGCAGGCAAAAGTACATCCAGAAATTGGATACTGTGATTGTTGTCGCGGGCCAGGATGGAAGCGCAAGGGACCGCTATGTTGTTATGCTTGCGAATGAGATGTCGGCCAGTTGTGCAGAATTGATGCTTTCGGCTATTGCCTCCAACAAGAAATCCCCTGTGGTTGGTACCTTGACTTACGGAAAGCAGATTGCGCAGTTGGGGATAGCGAAGGGGGAGGAAGACGTGGATATCCCCATTGCCTTGCCTGACGGACTGGCAATCATTACGGCAATGTATTCCTACGACAAAGACTGGAAACTATACCATGACTTAGGAATAGTTCCTGATTTTGAAATAAAAACCAGAAAGGCACAAATGGAAAAGGCTGTCGAACTGGCCAGTTCGGCGACCTATAGGCGCACTGCCGGATATGGAACCGAAAGGCTCGGTCACTTTGCAAAGCCTGCCGTCCAGACAAGGGGAAGGTCCCCGCTGAAGGCCATGAAGATGCGC comes from the Fibrobacter sp. genome and includes:
- a CDS encoding tetratricopeptide repeat protein; this translates as MRLFLILLCVLSVSLFARPINDGNKLFKNGDYAGALEKYMKAREAEPANPLLFYNIGTCQYKLGNYDEAKKELESAVRMPDKKMAAKAAYNLANTHFRIGEKSAEGSERIAAWRESVAYLKKAIDLDNGFENAKKNVEIVQRKLKEELDKQKQNQDQNQDQDNDQKQPPLSEKAKEVLARALQLCKDGKYAEGKEMLENLIAEDETAGQLSGHVQRIDDIIEIKAGRKPKAKIDASNTDNDLEVI